A genome region from Dickeya chrysanthemi NCPPB 402 includes the following:
- the rapZ gene encoding RNase adapter RapZ, with product MVLMIVSGRSGSGKSVALRALEDMGFYCVDNLPVVLLPELAHTLAERNISAAVSIDVRNLPETPEVLEHALTRLPQSFSPQLLFLDTDRNTLIRRYSDTRRLHPLSSKNLSLESAIDEENDLLEPLRSRADLIIDTSEMSVHELAEMLRTRLLGKRERELTMVFESFGYKHGIPIDADYVFDVRFLPNPHWDPKLRPMTGLDKPVAAFLDRHTEVHNFIYQTRSYLELWLPMLETNNRSYLTVAIGCTGGKHRSVYIAEQLADYFRSRGKNVQSRHRTLEKRKS from the coding sequence ATGGTGCTGATGATTGTCAGTGGTCGTTCAGGTTCGGGAAAATCCGTAGCACTGCGCGCGCTGGAAGACATGGGTTTCTATTGTGTAGATAACCTGCCGGTGGTATTGCTGCCCGAACTGGCGCACACGCTGGCGGAACGGAACATCTCCGCGGCGGTCAGCATTGACGTGCGTAACCTGCCGGAAACGCCGGAAGTGCTGGAACATGCCCTGACCCGCCTGCCTCAAAGCTTTTCGCCCCAATTGCTGTTTCTAGACACCGATCGTAATACGTTGATCCGGCGCTACAGCGATACCCGGCGCCTGCATCCGCTCTCCAGCAAGAACCTGTCGCTGGAAAGCGCTATTGATGAAGAAAACGATCTGCTCGAACCGCTGCGTTCCCGTGCCGATCTGATCATCGATACCTCGGAAATGTCGGTGCACGAGCTGGCGGAAATGCTGCGTACCCGTTTACTGGGTAAACGCGAACGTGAACTGACTATGGTGTTCGAATCATTCGGCTATAAACACGGCATCCCGATTGATGCCGACTATGTATTTGACGTGCGCTTCCTGCCGAACCCGCACTGGGACCCGAAATTACGCCCGATGACAGGGCTGGATAAACCGGTGGCGGCATTTCTTGACCGGCATACCGAAGTCCACAATTTCATCTATCAGACCCGCAGCTATCTGGAACTGTGGTTGCCGATGCTGGAAACCAACAACCGTAGCTATCTTACCGTCGCTATCGGCTGTACCGGCGGGAAACACCGTTCCGTCTACATCGCCGAACAACTGGCGGATTACTTTCGCTCCCGTGGCAAAAATGTACAGTCGCGCCACCGTACGCTGGAAAAACGTAAATCATGA
- the npr gene encoding PTS phosphocarrier protein NPr, with the protein MTVRQTVEVKNRLGMHARPAMKLFELVQSFDAEVLLRNESGTEADASSVIAMLMLDSAKGRHIEVEVSGPDEEHALAAVIQLFEAGFDED; encoded by the coding sequence ATGACCGTCAGGCAGACCGTTGAAGTAAAAAACCGCTTAGGGATGCACGCTCGCCCGGCCATGAAGCTGTTCGAGCTGGTGCAAAGTTTTGACGCTGAGGTGTTGCTACGCAACGAAAGCGGTACTGAAGCTGATGCCAGCAGCGTCATCGCCATGCTGATGCTGGATTCAGCCAAAGGCCGCCATATCGAAGTGGAAGTCTCCGGGCCGGATGAAGAACACGCGCTGGCGGCGGTCATTCAACTGTTTGAAGCTGGATTTGACGAAGATTAA
- the rnk gene encoding nucleoside diphosphate kinase regulator, protein MDKPHLTISELDAERLDALLEQPAFADTAVAQALSEELDRADIVQPIEIPADVVTMNSRVRFRDLLTVEEHIRTLVYPAGLKDSREQISVMAPLGAALLGMHVGNSIAWPLPNGDETRIEVMELLYQPEAAGEYHR, encoded by the coding sequence ATGGATAAACCGCACCTGACGATTAGCGAGCTGGATGCCGAACGCCTGGATGCGCTGCTGGAGCAACCTGCTTTTGCCGATACAGCGGTAGCGCAGGCTCTGAGCGAGGAACTCGATCGGGCTGATATCGTCCAGCCGATTGAGATTCCGGCCGATGTGGTCACCATGAACAGCAGGGTTCGGTTCCGCGATCTGCTTACGGTGGAAGAACATATTCGCACGTTGGTCTATCCGGCCGGTCTCAAAGACAGCCGGGAGCAAATTTCAGTGATGGCGCCGCTGGGGGCTGCGCTGCTCGGTATGCACGTCGGCAACAGCATTGCCTGGCCGCTGCCGAATGGCGACGAAACGAGAATTGAAGTCATGGAACTGCTCTACCAACCGGAGGCGGCGGGCGAGTATCACCGCTGA
- the pmbA gene encoding metalloprotease PmbA — MTIITQVAEQRKVLEQAVSQALELARAGSDAAEVAVTKTTGISVSSRYGEVENVEFNSDGALGITVYYQQRKGSASSTDMSPDAIARTVQAALDIARYTSVDPYSGPADKDLLAFDAPDLDLFHPAELDADRGIELAAAAEQAALKADKRITNTEGGSFNSHYGIKVFGNSHGMLQSYCSSRHSMSVSVIAEHNGDMERDYAYTIGRALDDLQAPSWVGEECARRTLARLAPRKLATMEAPVMFAAEVATGLFGHLVGAISGSSVYRKSTFLLDSLGKQILPEWLTIQELPHLRKGLASTPFDSEGVRTAQRDIVKDGVLQTWLLTTYASRKLGMKSTGHAGGIHNWRIAGRGLDFDGMLKEMGTGLLVTSLMGQGVSAVTGDYSRGAAGFWVENGEIQYPVSEITIAGNLKDMLRNMVTVGDDIETRSNIQCGSVLLPSMKIAGA; from the coding sequence ATGACAATAATCACTCAGGTTGCAGAACAGCGTAAAGTGCTGGAACAGGCGGTATCGCAGGCGCTGGAGCTGGCCCGTGCCGGTTCTGATGCGGCGGAAGTCGCCGTCACGAAAACAACGGGGATAAGCGTCAGCTCCCGGTATGGTGAAGTTGAAAACGTCGAATTCAACAGTGACGGCGCACTCGGCATCACCGTCTACTATCAACAGCGCAAAGGCAGCGCGTCATCCACCGACATGAGCCCGGACGCCATCGCGCGTACGGTACAGGCGGCGCTGGATATTGCCCGCTACACGTCGGTTGACCCGTATTCCGGTCCGGCCGATAAAGACCTGCTGGCGTTTGATGCTCCGGATCTGGATTTATTCCACCCGGCGGAGCTGGACGCCGATCGCGGTATCGAGCTGGCCGCCGCCGCTGAACAGGCGGCGCTGAAAGCCGATAAACGCATCACCAACACCGAAGGCGGCAGTTTTAACAGTCATTATGGCATCAAGGTGTTCGGCAATAGCCACGGTATGTTGCAGAGCTACTGCTCCAGCCGCCATTCCATGTCGGTCAGCGTGATTGCCGAACATAACGGCGATATGGAGCGCGATTACGCCTACACCATCGGCCGTGCGCTCGACGACCTGCAAGCGCCGTCGTGGGTCGGTGAGGAGTGCGCCCGGCGCACGCTGGCGCGCCTGGCGCCGCGCAAATTAGCCACTATGGAAGCGCCGGTGATGTTCGCCGCCGAGGTGGCGACCGGGTTATTCGGGCATTTGGTCGGCGCCATCAGCGGCAGCAGTGTTTACCGGAAATCCACCTTCCTGCTGGATAGCCTGGGTAAGCAGATTCTACCGGAATGGCTGACCATTCAGGAGTTGCCGCATTTGCGCAAAGGGCTGGCGTCCACGCCGTTTGATAGCGAAGGCGTACGTACCGCACAGCGCGATATCGTCAAAGACGGTGTGCTGCAAACCTGGTTATTGACCACCTATGCCAGCCGAAAACTGGGCATGAAGAGCACCGGCCATGCGGGTGGCATTCATAACTGGCGCATTGCCGGACGCGGGCTGGATTTTGACGGTATGCTGAAGGAAATGGGGACTGGGTTGCTGGTCACCAGCCTGATGGGGCAAGGCGTGAGTGCGGTTACCGGCGACTATTCACGCGGCGCGGCGGGTTTTTGGGTTGAAAACGGCGAGATTCAGTACCCGGTGAGTGAAATCACCATCGCCGGTAACCTGAAAGATATGCTGCGCAATATGGTCACCGTCGGCGATGATATTGAAACGCGCAGTAATATTCAGTGCGGATCGGTGTTGCTGCCGTCGATGAAAATCGCCGGCGCATAA
- the yjgA gene encoding ribosome biogenesis factor YjgA yields the protein MNKHPEDWQDEIPDASQDDEDEEIIWVSKSEIKRDAEALKALGTELVELGKNALERIPLDDDLRAAIELAQRITKEGRRRQLQLIGKMLRARDPEPIQTALDKLRNRHNQQVSLFHKLEQLRDRLIAEGDGAIPDILALYPQADRQQLRSLVRNAQKEKAANKPPKSARQIFQYLRELAEAE from the coding sequence ATGAACAAACATCCCGAAGACTGGCAGGACGAGATCCCTGACGCCAGTCAGGACGATGAAGACGAAGAGATAATCTGGGTCAGCAAAAGCGAGATTAAACGCGATGCCGAGGCCCTCAAAGCGTTAGGCACCGAGCTGGTCGAGCTGGGCAAGAACGCGCTGGAACGCATTCCGCTGGACGACGATCTGCGCGCCGCCATTGAACTGGCGCAGCGCATCACCAAAGAAGGCCGCCGCCGCCAGTTACAGTTGATCGGCAAAATGCTGCGTGCCCGCGACCCGGAACCGATTCAGACCGCGCTGGACAAGCTGCGCAACCGCCATAACCAACAGGTGTCGTTGTTCCACAAGCTGGAGCAGTTGCGTGACCGGTTGATAGCCGAAGGCGACGGCGCCATTCCTGACATTCTTGCGCTGTATCCGCAGGCCGACCGCCAGCAATTGCGCTCGCTGGTGCGTAACGCCCAAAAAGAAAAAGCCGCCAACAAACCGCCCAAATCAGCCCGGCAGATTTTCCAATATCTGCGCGAACTGGCGGAAGCCGAATAA
- a CDS encoding DUF1543 domain-containing protein, which translates to MTTLFMYYVGGRAQGANIELHDIQFAAVEHPHDGFPFLKANWFGDKNRVHVDSYTPCHWADGYDITLSRQPFQGKEKLWFINMGGYLPHNPAEVHQFGLFVAADAELAQQRAKAVLLTDVFQQHKDDLRDVDDCLPLTLLDRWYIHLNANPAGQIPSPQWQGYHPL; encoded by the coding sequence ATGACAACCTTATTTATGTATTACGTGGGCGGGCGCGCCCAGGGCGCCAATATCGAATTGCATGATATTCAGTTCGCGGCGGTGGAACACCCGCATGACGGGTTCCCTTTTTTAAAAGCCAACTGGTTCGGCGATAAAAACCGGGTTCACGTCGATAGCTACACCCCCTGTCATTGGGCGGACGGCTATGATATCACGCTCAGCCGCCAGCCGTTTCAGGGGAAGGAAAAACTCTGGTTTATCAACATGGGAGGATATCTGCCGCACAACCCGGCGGAGGTGCATCAGTTCGGGCTGTTCGTCGCTGCGGATGCGGAACTCGCGCAACAACGCGCCAAAGCCGTGCTGCTGACCGATGTCTTTCAGCAGCATAAGGATGATCTGCGCGATGTGGACGACTGCCTGCCGCTCACCTTGCTGGACCGCTGGTATATCCATCTAAACGCCAACCCTGCCGGACAGATTCCATCGCCGCAGTGGCAGGGTTATCACCCGCTGTAA
- the aaeB gene encoding p-hydroxybenzoic acid efflux pump subunit AaeB: MNSPAFLRLRFAFKLSAAIVLSLVLGFFLQLETPRWAALTAAIVAAAPAFAAGGEPFSGAIRYRGMLRVIGTFIGCIAALVIIIATVQAPVVMLMLCCLWAGVCVWISSLIKLENAYVFALAGYTTLIIIVTSQSAPLRIPQFAVERCSEIVLGIVCAILADLLFSPRSVKQDIDRALDELLVGQYHLLQGCVNGMSKQALDAAWNALVRKTHAINGMRSVLMMESSRWQGAGRRITTLLTQSWIMITQACEIRLTLQDHPDAVKGAIAVMLEHPADNPAEVQRRLRQLRHLAAAHGSSLPPTLISWLGAATRYQLLSKGVKTNARIGQSEAALLDADVPVKASSAETRHAMINGVRTTVATGLGCLFWLWTGWTSGSSCMVIIAVVTSLVMRLPNPVMAAKDFLIGSLVALPLGALMFMLVLPSTQQSLLLLCLSLGGMAFVIGIEVQKRRLGSLGALASTINILVLSNPMKFNLSQFLDNAIGQVIGCMLALLVILLIRDNTREQTGRTLLNRFVFGAVSALSTRATQRRENHLPALYQHLFLLLNLFPGEISRYRLALSLIMMHQRLRTLELPVSPVLSAFHRQMRATAEQVIAATRDRSHHFARLLAQMDEYQHLLRDHQVSDEAINAVGRLTVLLHRHKHALGD, translated from the coding sequence ATGAACAGTCCCGCGTTTTTGCGCCTGCGGTTTGCCTTCAAACTCAGTGCGGCGATCGTGCTGTCGTTGGTTCTGGGGTTCTTTTTGCAACTGGAAACCCCGCGCTGGGCGGCATTGACCGCGGCGATCGTGGCCGCAGCACCGGCTTTTGCCGCCGGCGGCGAACCGTTCTCCGGTGCGATTCGTTACCGTGGCATGTTGCGGGTCATCGGCACCTTTATCGGCTGTATTGCGGCTCTGGTGATTATCATCGCCACGGTGCAGGCACCGGTAGTGATGCTGATGCTGTGTTGCCTGTGGGCGGGGGTCTGCGTCTGGATTTCATCACTGATCAAACTGGAAAACGCCTATGTGTTTGCGCTGGCGGGCTACACGACGCTGATCATCATCGTGACCAGTCAGAGCGCGCCGCTGCGTATTCCGCAGTTTGCCGTTGAGCGTTGCAGTGAGATTGTGCTGGGTATCGTCTGCGCCATTTTAGCCGACTTGCTGTTCTCGCCGCGTTCGGTCAAGCAGGATATCGACCGGGCGCTGGATGAGCTGTTGGTCGGGCAATATCACTTGCTGCAAGGTTGTGTGAACGGCATGTCGAAACAGGCGCTGGATGCCGCGTGGAACGCGCTGGTGCGTAAAACCCATGCTATCAACGGTATGCGCAGCGTATTGATGATGGAGTCATCTCGCTGGCAGGGTGCCGGCCGCCGGATAACCACGTTGTTGACTCAATCCTGGATTATGATCACTCAGGCGTGCGAAATCCGGTTGACGTTACAGGATCATCCTGATGCGGTTAAAGGGGCGATCGCCGTGATGTTGGAGCACCCGGCGGACAATCCGGCGGAGGTACAGCGGCGTTTGCGGCAGTTACGCCATCTGGCGGCGGCGCACGGCAGCAGCCTGCCGCCGACGCTGATAAGCTGGCTGGGGGCCGCGACGCGCTACCAGTTGTTGTCGAAAGGCGTGAAAACCAATGCGCGTATTGGTCAGAGCGAAGCCGCATTGCTGGATGCCGACGTACCGGTAAAAGCCAGCTCGGCGGAAACCCGTCATGCGATGATTAATGGCGTGCGTACCACGGTGGCGACTGGTCTGGGCTGTTTGTTCTGGTTATGGACCGGCTGGACCTCGGGCAGTTCATGCATGGTGATCATCGCGGTGGTGACATCGCTGGTGATGCGGTTACCGAATCCGGTGATGGCGGCGAAAGACTTTCTGATTGGTTCTTTGGTGGCGCTGCCGCTGGGGGCGCTGATGTTTATGCTGGTGTTGCCGTCCACCCAGCAAAGCCTGCTGCTGCTGTGTTTGAGTCTCGGCGGTATGGCGTTTGTCATCGGCATTGAGGTTCAAAAACGGCGGCTGGGATCGCTGGGCGCGCTGGCCAGTACCATCAACATTCTGGTGCTCAGCAATCCGATGAAGTTCAACCTGTCTCAGTTTCTTGATAACGCGATTGGGCAGGTGATCGGCTGTATGTTGGCTTTGCTCGTGATTTTGCTGATCCGCGACAATACCCGTGAACAAACCGGCCGTACGCTGCTGAACCGCTTTGTGTTCGGCGCGGTGTCGGCCTTGTCGACCCGTGCGACGCAACGGCGAGAGAACCACCTGCCTGCGTTGTATCAGCACCTGTTTCTGCTGCTGAACCTGTTTCCCGGTGAAATAAGTCGGTACCGGCTGGCGTTGTCACTGATCATGATGCATCAGCGTTTGCGGACGCTGGAACTGCCGGTCAGCCCTGTTTTGTCTGCGTTTCATCGCCAGATGCGGGCGACGGCGGAACAGGTGATTGCCGCTACCCGCGACCGTAGCCACCATTTCGCCCGATTGCTGGCCCAGATGGATGAGTATCAGCATCTGTTGCGCGACCATCAGGTGTCGGATGAAGCCATTAATGCGGTTGGCCGCCTGACGGTACTGTTGCATCGTCATAAACATGCGCTTGGCGACTGA
- the aaeA gene encoding p-hydroxybenzoic acid efflux pump subunit AaeA translates to MRCSISVFEVVVKTSVVKVIFKKFSRMAVTLLLVLLAGVALVRVWSFYTESPWTRDARFSADVVAIAPDVSGLLTDVKVQDNQPVKQGDVLFVIDQPRYQQALEQAQADVAYYQALADEKKRESARRQRLGVQAMSREEIEQSGNALQTTLHQLAKAQAEQELAKLDLARTVVRAPADGWITNLHVHAGEYITRGATAVALVKKDSFYLLAYMEETKLAEVRPGYRVEITPLGSNKILFGSVDSIAAGVTNSSSTADNKGLATVDSNLEWVRLAQRVPVKIRLEQQWGDQYPAGTTATVVVTGEQTRNTKSMSPLLQLLHRLREFG, encoded by the coding sequence ATGCGCTGTTCCATTTCGGTCTTTGAGGTTGTTGTGAAAACATCTGTTGTGAAAGTCATTTTCAAGAAATTCAGCCGCATGGCCGTGACGTTATTACTGGTACTACTGGCTGGGGTGGCGCTGGTGCGCGTCTGGTCGTTTTATACTGAATCCCCCTGGACGCGCGACGCCCGTTTTAGTGCCGATGTGGTGGCGATCGCCCCCGATGTCAGCGGCCTGTTGACCGATGTCAAAGTGCAGGATAACCAGCCGGTGAAACAGGGTGATGTGCTGTTCGTGATTGATCAGCCGCGTTATCAGCAGGCGCTGGAGCAGGCGCAGGCGGATGTCGCCTATTATCAGGCGCTGGCCGATGAGAAAAAGCGGGAATCGGCGCGCCGTCAGCGTCTTGGGGTGCAGGCGATGTCGCGGGAGGAAATTGAACAGTCCGGCAATGCGTTGCAAACCACATTACACCAACTGGCAAAGGCGCAGGCGGAGCAGGAACTGGCGAAACTCGATCTGGCGCGTACGGTGGTGCGCGCCCCGGCTGACGGCTGGATAACCAACTTACATGTCCATGCCGGCGAATACATTACCCGCGGCGCTACCGCGGTGGCGTTGGTGAAAAAGGATTCGTTCTATCTGCTGGCTTACATGGAAGAAACCAAACTGGCGGAGGTCCGGCCCGGTTACCGGGTGGAAATCACTCCGTTGGGCAGTAACAAGATTTTGTTCGGTTCGGTCGATAGTATTGCCGCCGGGGTCACCAACAGCAGCAGTACCGCGGATAACAAAGGTCTGGCAACGGTGGATTCCAATCTGGAGTGGGTGCGGTTGGCTCAGCGGGTGCCGGTAAAAATTCGTCTTGAACAACAATGGGGCGACCAGTATCCGGCCGGCACCACCGCCACCGTCGTGGTGACCGGCGAACAGACCCGCAATACCAAGTCGATGTCGCCGTTATTGCAACTATTACATCGCCTGCGCGAGTTCGGCTAA
- the aaeX gene encoding p-hydroxybenzoic acid efflux pump operon protein AaeX: MNSLPVMVLFGLSFPPVFFVLLVTLALFFVCTRLLHPTGIYDLVWHPALFNTALFVCLFYALFHFGL, encoded by the coding sequence ATGAATTCACTCCCGGTTATGGTGCTATTCGGCCTGTCGTTTCCACCGGTATTTTTTGTGCTGCTGGTGACGCTGGCGCTATTTTTTGTCTGTACCCGCCTGCTGCATCCCACCGGTATCTACGACCTGGTTTGGCACCCGGCTCTGTTTAATACCGCGCTGTTTGTCTGCCTGTTCTATGCGCTGTTCCATTTCGGTCTTTGA
- the aaeR gene encoding HTH-type transcriptional activator AaeR, whose product MERLKSMSVFASVVEFGSFTAAARQLAMSVSAVSQTVTRLEDELQVKLLNRSTRSIGLTEAGRIYYHGCRRMLHEAQEVHEQLYAFNNTPIGTLRIGSSSTMAQNVLATMTTDMLKEYPGLSVNLVCGIPAPDLIADGLDIVIRVGALQDSSLYSTRLGSMPMVVCAAKSYLAQHSAPEKPGDVSNASWLEYSVRPDSEFELIAPEGITTRLTPQGRFVTNDPVTLIRWLKNGAGIAYVPLMWVFDEIKRGEIEILFSRYHSDPRPVYALYTRRDNLPLKVQVCINYLTEYFNKVALIYQGYRQEQPQSEQPQK is encoded by the coding sequence ATGGAACGATTAAAGAGCATGTCGGTCTTCGCCAGCGTGGTGGAATTCGGCTCGTTCACCGCCGCCGCACGCCAGTTGGCTATGAGCGTATCCGCCGTCAGCCAGACGGTGACCCGGCTGGAAGATGAGCTACAGGTGAAACTGCTCAACCGCAGCACCCGCAGCATCGGGCTGACGGAAGCCGGCAGGATCTATTACCACGGCTGTCGCCGTATGCTGCACGAAGCACAGGAAGTGCATGAGCAGTTATACGCGTTCAACAACACCCCTATCGGTACGCTGCGCATCGGCAGTTCCTCCACCATGGCGCAAAATGTGCTGGCTACGATGACCACCGACATGCTGAAGGAATATCCGGGTTTGTCGGTCAATCTGGTATGCGGCATTCCAGCACCGGACCTGATTGCCGATGGGCTGGATATCGTCATTCGGGTCGGTGCGTTGCAGGATTCCAGCTTGTACAGCACCCGCCTCGGCTCAATGCCGATGGTGGTGTGCGCCGCCAAAAGCTATCTTGCACAGCACAGTGCGCCGGAAAAGCCCGGTGATGTGAGCAACGCGTCCTGGCTGGAGTACAGCGTTCGCCCGGACAGTGAATTCGAGCTGATCGCCCCGGAAGGGATCACCACCCGGTTAACGCCGCAAGGGCGCTTCGTCACCAATGATCCGGTCACACTGATTCGTTGGCTGAAAAACGGCGCTGGCATCGCTTATGTGCCGTTAATGTGGGTATTTGACGAGATCAAACGTGGCGAAATAGAGATCCTCTTTTCGCGCTACCACTCCGATCCACGCCCGGTGTACGCGCTCTATACCCGCCGCGACAACCTGCCGCTGAAAGTACAGGTGTGCATCAACTACCTGACCGAGTATTTCAACAAGGTGGCGCTGATTTATCAGGGATACCGGCAGGAACAACCGCAGAGCGAGCAACCGCAGAAATGA
- the tldD gene encoding metalloprotease TldD, whose product MSLTFVSEQLLTANKLSHQDLQSILGTLSERRLDYADLYFQSSYHESWVLEDRIIKDGSYHIDQGVGIRAISGEKTGFAYADQITLNALQQSAQAARSIVREQGNGAVKTLGEVPHRGLYPQANPLDSLSREEKIALLQRVDATARAADSRVQEVTASLTGVYELILVAATDGTLAADVRPLVRLSVSVLVEENGRRERGSSGGGARTGYDYFWQQAEGEARAEAWAKEAVRMALVNLSAVAAPAGPMPVVLGAGWPGVLLHEAVGHGLEGDFNRRGTSVFSGQVGKLVASELCTVVDDGTLEGRRGSLAMDDEGVPGQYNVLIENGILKGYMQDKLNARLMGVAPTGNGRRESYAHLPMPRMTNTYMLAGKSTPEEIIASVEYGLYAPNFGGGQVDITSGKFVFSTSEAYLIENGRVTKPVKGATLIGSGIEAMQQISMVGNDLALDRGVGVCGKEGQSLPVGVGQPTLKLDSITVGGTA is encoded by the coding sequence ATGAGTCTGACATTTGTCAGTGAGCAATTACTCACAGCCAATAAACTGAGCCATCAGGATCTTCAGTCCATTTTGGGCACGTTGAGTGAACGGCGTCTTGACTACGCCGACCTGTATTTTCAGTCGAGCTATCATGAGTCCTGGGTGCTGGAAGACCGCATCATCAAGGACGGTTCTTATCATATCGATCAAGGGGTCGGGATCCGCGCCATCAGCGGTGAAAAGACCGGTTTTGCCTATGCCGACCAGATCACGCTCAATGCCTTGCAGCAAAGCGCGCAGGCGGCCCGCAGCATTGTGCGCGAGCAGGGCAACGGTGCGGTTAAAACGTTGGGTGAGGTGCCGCACCGTGGTCTCTACCCGCAGGCCAATCCGCTGGATAGCCTGAGCCGTGAAGAGAAGATCGCGTTGCTGCAACGGGTTGACGCCACCGCTCGTGCGGCGGATTCTCGCGTACAGGAAGTGACCGCCAGCCTGACTGGGGTGTACGAGTTGATTCTGGTTGCCGCCACTGACGGTACGTTGGCGGCGGATGTACGCCCGCTGGTGCGGTTGTCCGTCAGTGTGTTGGTTGAGGAAAACGGCCGTCGCGAACGCGGTTCCAGCGGCGGCGGCGCGCGCACCGGCTACGACTATTTCTGGCAGCAGGCGGAGGGTGAAGCGCGGGCGGAAGCCTGGGCTAAAGAAGCCGTGCGCATGGCGCTGGTGAATTTGTCTGCGGTCGCGGCACCGGCCGGGCCAATGCCGGTGGTGCTGGGTGCCGGCTGGCCTGGCGTGCTGCTGCACGAAGCGGTCGGGCATGGTCTGGAAGGCGATTTTAACCGTCGCGGCACCTCGGTGTTCAGCGGGCAGGTCGGCAAACTGGTGGCGTCCGAATTGTGTACGGTGGTGGATGACGGCACGCTGGAAGGGCGTCGCGGCTCGCTGGCGATGGACGACGAAGGCGTACCCGGCCAGTACAACGTGCTGATCGAGAACGGCATCCTGAAAGGTTATATGCAGGACAAGCTGAATGCCCGCTTGATGGGCGTTGCGCCGACCGGCAACGGCCGCCGCGAGTCTTACGCGCATCTGCCGATGCCGCGGATGACCAACACCTATATGCTGGCGGGCAAGTCCACCCCGGAAGAGATTATCGCCAGCGTGGAGTATGGTTTGTACGCGCCGAATTTTGGCGGCGGTCAGGTGGATATCACCTCCGGCAAATTCGTGTTCTCCACCTCGGAAGCGTATCTGATCGAGAATGGCCGTGTCACCAAACCGGTGAAAGGCGCGACGCTGATTGGCTCCGGTATTGAAGCCATGCAGCAGATCTCGATGGTCGGCAACGATCTGGCGCTGGATAGAGGCGTCGGGGTATGCGGCAAGGAAGGGCAAAGTCTGCCGGTCGGCGTCGGCCAGCCGACCCTGAAGCTGGATAGCATTACGGTGGGCGGTACCGCTTAA